One candidate division KSB1 bacterium genomic window, TGTTTGCAGATTCTAATCTCCGGATTAATAATTCCGAGAGACGGATTCTCTACTTCAAACCCGGTATTGGGTGGATGATTTTCGAGCCTTTGGAATTTGAGCTCTCCGCTATGTTTAGCCTTTCCGGGAAAAACTATCCTGCGGGTCGAATTTATATCTTCGGGTTGGCTTATGCTTTTGATTTATAGAGCTAAGCAAAATAAAAAAGCTAACGTCAGAGAATGTACTCCTGATAAACGAAACAGGTCCACAAAACTCCCTGTTTGTCATTTCGAATCGCCCTTAGGCGAAAAGCAAAGATCTATCATTTTCGTCTCTTTGAAAATGGCGCTCGCGCAATTAATGAATGATGTAAACAGCAACCCGGTTGTCATCGCAGGTATGGAATCGGCGGACTTTTACATCAGCTATTCACGGTTGGCAAAGGATGGTACTATTTTGACTTTTGATGTCAAAACGGAAACGCCGGCTATATACCCTTTTGATTTAATAGATAATGAAGGGACGGTGCGGAATATTCTGGGTAAGGCGGTATCGGGACCCCGCAGCGGAGAACAACTAACGCCGACCGTTTCTTATAATGCTTATTGGTTTGCGTGGGGCACTTTTTTCCCGGATGTACTAATTTACGGCGAATAGTCTCCCCCACAAGGGGGATTTAGGGAACTGTTATTCGTTACTCACCTCGAATATCGCGACATCCCGCCTGAAAGGAATTGCTAAATAATTCGGACTAAGAGATTCAATATTATTGCCAAGGCT contains:
- a CDS encoding DUF3179 domain-containing protein; the encoded protein is MLLIYRAKQNKKANVRECTPDKRNRSTKLPVCHFESPLGEKQRSIIFVSLKMALAQLMNDVNSNPVVIAGMESADFYISYSRLAKDGTILTFDVKTETPAIYPFDLIDNEGTVRNILGKAVSGPRSGEQLTPTVSYNAYWFAWGTFFPDVLIYGE